A part of Candidatus Omnitrophota bacterium genomic DNA contains:
- the rfbB gene encoding dTDP-glucose 4,6-dehydratase: protein MKRILVTGGCGFIGSNFVRFMLQAHEDLEIVNLDKLTYAGNRDNLRDMEGDPRYTFVLGDLAELQDVEAAMKGVSEVVHFAAETHVDRSIADPSLFVKANVMGTYHLLESAMRHNVKKFIHVSTDEVYGSLGPTGYFTEETPLAPNSPYSASKAGSDFLVRAYWHTYQFPGVITRCSNNYGPYQFPEKLIPLMITNALADIKLPVYGDGMNVRDWLYVEDHCRAVDAVREKGKPGEVYNIGGNNEWHNIDIVKLLLKTLGKPESLIQFVTDRLGHDRRYAIDASKIKRDLGWEPQTPFEKGLKATIEWYVKNKPWLDRIKSGEYRETTGVRA from the coding sequence ATGAAGAGGATCCTGGTCACAGGCGGGTGCGGTTTTATCGGCTCCAACTTCGTGCGTTTCATGCTCCAGGCCCATGAGGACCTTGAGATCGTCAATCTGGACAAATTGACGTATGCCGGAAACCGCGACAACCTCCGGGACATGGAAGGGGACCCCCGCTACACGTTTGTGTTGGGGGACCTGGCCGAGTTGCAGGACGTGGAAGCGGCCATGAAAGGCGTCAGCGAGGTCGTGCATTTCGCCGCGGAAACGCACGTCGACCGCAGCATCGCCGACCCGTCGCTCTTTGTTAAAGCCAACGTTATGGGGACTTATCATCTGCTGGAATCCGCCATGCGGCACAACGTCAAGAAATTCATCCATGTCTCCACTGATGAGGTTTATGGAAGTCTCGGCCCCACGGGGTATTTTACGGAGGAAACGCCGCTGGCGCCCAACAGCCCCTATTCCGCCAGCAAGGCGGGGAGCGATTTCCTGGTCCGGGCGTATTGGCACACCTATCAGTTTCCCGGCGTGATCACCCGGTGTTCCAACAATTACGGTCCGTACCAATTCCCGGAAAAACTGATCCCGCTCATGATCACCAACGCGCTGGCGGATATCAAACTGCCTGTTTACGGCGACGGGATGAATGTGAGGGACTGGCTTTACGTGGAAGACCATTGCCGGGCCGTTGACGCGGTGAGGGAAAAGGGAAAGCCGGGTGAGGTGTATAACATCGGCGGGAATAACGAGTGGCACAACATCGATATTGTGAAGCTTCTGCTCAAAACACTGGGTAAGCCCGAGAGCCTGATTCAATTCGTGACGGACCGGCTCGGGCACGATCGCCGTTACGCGATCGACGCCTCCAAGATCAAGCGGGACCTGGGATGGGAGCCGCAGACTCCTTTTGAGAAGGGGTTAAAGGCCACCATCGAATGGTATGTCAAGAATAAGCCTTGGCTGGACCGGATCAAGAGCGGCGAATACCGTGAGACGACGGGGGTTCGCGCCTGA
- a CDS encoding methyltransferase domain-containing protein: protein MSAKTIKNLEDRTSFRRDAGQTHLCRICEGETFMLLNLRHHPFANALVDSTLVPIKIYPLALLICKRCSSAQLSYCADDHELYDTYNYITPDSQELREHYGQIVSFLQNNRYLPATANVLEIGSNIGKFLEFLKPQVNSVLGVDPAKNIAKMANEGGIPTINDFFNIASAEKVLKESGKKDMVIARHCFAHNEKPWLMLDGVKTILSPRGVLVIENAYFLDTVKHQEFDQIYHEHMYYYNLRSIREMLTRNGFELVDVFHGHIHGGTMLYVAQLQSSNLSVSGRVREYLGKEKNMHKKEFYRDFIDGLKENKQKLKQLLESLSFSGATIHAYGASAKSVTLFNYYGITDDIVPCVVDSTSIKHGKFIPLVNIKIISEEEGRQDPPDYYLLTIWNYKDEIIRKVRSWGNTKTKFILPHPEVKIVE from the coding sequence ATGAGTGCCAAAACGATCAAAAATTTAGAAGACCGCACATCCTTTAGGCGTGATGCCGGGCAGACGCATTTATGCCGGATTTGCGAGGGAGAGACCTTCATGCTGCTCAATTTGCGGCACCATCCCTTTGCGAATGCCTTAGTGGATTCAACTCTGGTCCCTATCAAAATTTATCCCCTGGCCCTGTTGATTTGCAAACGATGCTCGTCCGCCCAATTGAGCTACTGTGCGGATGACCATGAGCTTTACGACACGTACAATTATATTACCCCCGACAGCCAGGAACTGAGAGAGCATTACGGACAAATTGTTTCTTTTTTGCAGAACAATAGGTATCTGCCTGCCACGGCCAATGTCCTGGAAATCGGCAGTAATATCGGAAAATTTCTGGAATTCCTCAAGCCGCAGGTAAATTCTGTCCTTGGCGTGGACCCCGCCAAAAATATCGCCAAAATGGCCAATGAGGGCGGCATCCCGACCATCAATGATTTCTTTAACATCGCATCTGCTGAAAAAGTCTTAAAAGAAAGCGGAAAAAAGGACATGGTCATCGCCCGACACTGCTTTGCTCATAATGAAAAGCCATGGCTCATGCTGGATGGCGTTAAAACGATCCTGAGCCCTCGGGGCGTGCTCGTCATCGAAAACGCCTATTTTCTCGATACCGTAAAGCACCAAGAGTTTGACCAGATATACCATGAACATATGTATTATTACAATCTGCGCAGCATCCGCGAGATGTTAACGCGCAACGGTTTTGAATTGGTCGACGTGTTCCATGGCCATATTCACGGCGGGACCATGTTGTATGTCGCCCAACTGCAGTCCTCAAACCTTTCCGTGAGCGGACGCGTGAGAGAATACCTGGGGAAAGAAAAGAATATGCACAAAAAGGAATTCTACCGCGACTTTATCGATGGCTTGAAGGAGAACAAGCAAAAGCTGAAACAGTTATTAGAGTCGTTATCTTTTTCGGGCGCGACGATCCATGCCTACGGGGCATCCGCCAAATCCGTGACACTTTTCAATTATTACGGAATTACGGATGATATTGTCCCCTGCGTTGTCGATTCGACGAGCATCAAGCATGGGAAATTCATCCCTTTAGTGAACATCAAGATAATCAGCGAAGAGGAAGGGCGTCAGGATCCTCCCGACTATTATTTGCTGACAATTTGGAACTATAAAGATGAAATTATCCGCAAGGTACGCTCTTGGGGCAACACCAAGACAAAATTCATTCTGCCTCATCCGGAAGTTAAAATTGTGGAATAG
- a CDS encoding NAD(P)-dependent oxidoreductase, protein MKKNSLKKRVGVIGTGFISKGFYYSAVQSPDVAISRALTRRDPRDCRDFPGQDLLTDSIEELIDHSDIVLECSGHVIHATETIDRVLKAGIPVVTMDAEFHVTTGSYFVGKGVVTEADGDQPGCLAALREDVTAMGFKPVVYGNVKGFYNPNPAIEDMRFWSKKQGISLAMVTGATDGTKLQYEQALVANGFGAAIYQDGMLGWDAENIAKSAFDLVEHARKLSQPISDYVVNGKSPVRVFIVAEGDPRQKDALEYLKMGPGPYYFFHNNAILCHMEIIKTVRRILNGGPVLLDNSSAPTVSIAAITKHKIVKGHAIRHPLGSFDIRGIAVRIKDHADHVPMGLLSDVIFKRDVDEGQMVRWDDVEVPESLALKAWHTVAQRVLK, encoded by the coding sequence ATGAAAAAGAATTCTCTTAAAAAAAGAGTGGGCGTTATCGGGACCGGGTTCATTTCTAAGGGATTTTACTATTCGGCGGTCCAGTCGCCGGATGTCGCGATTTCCAGGGCCCTGACGCGCCGAGATCCCCGGGACTGCCGCGATTTCCCCGGGCAGGATCTGTTGACCGATTCCATTGAGGAATTGATAGACCATTCCGACATTGTCCTGGAATGCAGCGGGCACGTCATCCACGCGACAGAGACCATTGACCGGGTCCTGAAGGCCGGGATTCCCGTTGTTACGATGGATGCCGAGTTCCATGTGACGACTGGAAGTTATTTTGTCGGGAAGGGGGTCGTGACCGAGGCGGACGGGGACCAGCCCGGATGCCTGGCGGCGCTGCGTGAAGACGTCACGGCGATGGGATTTAAACCGGTTGTTTATGGGAATGTGAAGGGGTTTTATAATCCTAATCCTGCGATTGAGGACATGCGTTTTTGGTCAAAAAAGCAGGGGATCAGCTTGGCAATGGTGACCGGGGCCACCGATGGGACCAAATTGCAGTATGAGCAGGCCCTGGTGGCCAACGGTTTCGGGGCGGCGATCTATCAGGACGGGATGCTGGGATGGGACGCTGAAAATATTGCAAAGAGCGCCTTTGACCTCGTCGAGCACGCCCGCAAGCTCAGTCAGCCCATCAGCGACTATGTGGTCAACGGCAAATCGCCCGTCCGCGTTTTCATCGTCGCGGAGGGGGACCCGCGGCAGAAGGACGCGCTGGAATATTTGAAAATGGGGCCCGGGCCCTATTACTTTTTCCATAATAACGCGATTCTCTGCCACATGGAGATCATCAAAACGGTGCGCCGCATCCTGAACGGAGGCCCGGTCCTGCTGGACAATTCGAGCGCTCCGACCGTAAGCATCGCGGCGATCACCAAGCATAAGATCGTCAAAGGGCACGCCATCCGCCATCCCTTGGGGAGTTTCGACATCCGGGGGATCGCCGTCAGGATCAAGGACCACGCCGACCACGTCCCGATGGGGCTGTTGTCGGACGTGATTTTCAAACGTGACGTCGACGAGGGGCAGATGGTTCGCTGGGACGATGTTGAGGTCCCGGAGAGTTTAGCGTTGAAGGCTTGGCATACGGTTGCGCAACGTGTTTTAAAATAA
- a CDS encoding SAF domain-containing protein yields the protein MVGDHIHQLLVKREKADTLINIAVLGTGWFGSGLIQELFRYRGMEPRVVFTQDAEKATDILADNGVSRSNIRAVRTPAELRRGLDKGQYLVSEVSELIAELKGIDAVFDTTGNILFGAQAALDTLQNGRHFITISAELDCAVGPELAAIAAENKVIYSVCDGDQPGCLARVIHEAKSFGMEIIVAGNCKGFLDVHKTPEDIMPWVRPGQNPKMITAFTDGTKQAMELATVANAFGLKPDKRGMHGPKTSKSSLVQDFLKIITQKGVVDYTLGIDGVDQGGGIFVIGKREGDRISEDMAYLKKGEGPYYLFFRDHHLCYFEAPRSISDVVLLGVPTMAPIGRSADVFAVAKRDLKAGERLDGIGGYTVYGLIDAAETVRAQNLFPVGLAEQAVVNTDIPQDVPLTWKMIDLAEDNVVLQLMRQGKQPPAKENLKV from the coding sequence ATGGTAGGTGATCATATTCATCAGCTGCTGGTTAAACGGGAGAAAGCCGACACCCTGATCAATATTGCTGTGCTGGGAACAGGCTGGTTCGGCAGCGGGCTCATTCAGGAGTTGTTCCGCTATCGGGGAATGGAGCCGCGCGTGGTTTTCACCCAGGATGCGGAGAAGGCGACGGATATCCTGGCAGACAATGGCGTTTCCAGATCAAATATCCGGGCCGTCCGGACGCCGGCGGAGTTACGTCGTGGCCTGGACAAGGGACAATATTTAGTCAGTGAGGTTTCGGAGCTGATCGCGGAACTGAAGGGGATCGACGCGGTTTTTGACACGACCGGGAATATTTTGTTCGGCGCCCAGGCCGCGCTGGACACCCTGCAAAACGGGCGGCATTTTATAACGATCAGCGCGGAATTGGACTGCGCGGTTGGCCCGGAACTGGCCGCGATCGCCGCTGAAAACAAGGTGATTTATTCCGTTTGTGACGGCGACCAGCCCGGCTGTTTAGCGCGGGTGATCCATGAAGCGAAATCTTTCGGCATGGAGATCATCGTGGCCGGCAATTGCAAGGGGTTCCTGGATGTCCACAAGACGCCGGAAGACATCATGCCCTGGGTCCGCCCGGGGCAGAATCCGAAAATGATCACCGCGTTTACGGACGGGACCAAACAGGCCATGGAATTGGCGACTGTGGCTAACGCTTTCGGTCTAAAACCGGACAAGCGGGGGATGCACGGCCCCAAAACCAGCAAGTCTTCCCTGGTACAGGATTTTTTAAAAATCATCACTCAAAAGGGCGTTGTGGATTACACCCTTGGGATCGACGGGGTTGATCAAGGCGGAGGGATCTTTGTTATCGGCAAAAGAGAGGGTGACCGGATATCCGAAGACATGGCGTATCTGAAAAAAGGCGAAGGGCCGTATTATCTCTTTTTCAGGGACCACCACCTGTGTTATTTTGAGGCCCCGCGGTCGATCTCCGATGTTGTATTGCTGGGAGTCCCGACCATGGCCCCCATCGGCCGCAGCGCGGATGTTTTCGCCGTGGCCAAACGCGATTTGAAGGCCGGGGAACGGCTGGACGGCATCGGGGGATACACGGTTTACGGTCTGATCGACGCGGCGGAAACGGTGCGGGCGCAGAACCTTTTTCCCGTGGGGCTGGCGGAACAGGCCGTTGTGAATACAGATATCCCACAAGACGTGCCGCTGACCTGGAAAATGATCGATTTGGCCGAAGACAACGTGGTATTGCAGCTGATGCGGCAGGGCAAGCAACCACCGGCTAAGGAAAATTTGAAAGTTTAA
- a CDS encoding glycosyltransferase, whose translation MPAVSIIMATYNHAEFIENAVRSVLAQTFQDFELIIVDDGSTDNTGKIVQENIKSEKIKYCYQKNMGAAGARNNGLRMAVGEFVVFFDSDDLLYPKYLERQIETMRRAESDMAVCDFDLVYWDGTRKNVIIGIQSQDQFYQWIIQNQSPPVATMIKRNVVAAAGFFDESLFNTEDYDLFLRILAGGAVVAHTHETLCDYTIHKVGISEQIENKIKDKAKIINKLSRMLMEKPGLLRKEQLKALMDKNRVYFQRCLALNIDTASTMPEAVRFMEKQYSERRGMAPFLVKCLGYPRYNQLIFIKNSLMYRGYGEKILDQELAWRRKKG comes from the coding sequence ATGCCTGCGGTAAGCATAATCATGGCCACGTATAACCATGCGGAATTCATCGAAAATGCCGTGCGATCCGTATTGGCTCAAACATTCCAGGACTTTGAGCTGATTATTGTTGATGATGGTTCAACGGATAACACAGGGAAAATTGTTCAGGAAAATATTAAATCAGAGAAAATCAAATATTGTTATCAAAAAAACATGGGCGCGGCAGGGGCCAGAAATAATGGTTTGAGAATGGCTGTGGGAGAATTTGTTGTTTTCTTTGATTCAGATGACCTGTTGTATCCCAAATACCTTGAACGCCAAATAGAAACAATGCGAAGAGCAGAGAGCGACATGGCAGTCTGTGACTTTGACTTGGTGTACTGGGATGGCACCCGAAAAAATGTTATTATCGGCATACAAAGTCAGGACCAGTTTTATCAATGGATTATTCAAAATCAAAGTCCTCCAGTTGCGACGATGATAAAAAGAAATGTTGTCGCAGCGGCAGGTTTTTTTGACGAATCGCTGTTTAATACTGAGGACTACGATTTGTTTTTGAGGATATTGGCTGGAGGCGCTGTTGTCGCGCACACCCATGAAACGCTCTGTGATTATACGATTCACAAAGTGGGTATATCGGAGCAGATTGAGAATAAGATTAAAGATAAAGCGAAAATAATTAATAAGCTGAGCCGCATGTTGATGGAAAAACCGGGTTTGTTGAGAAAGGAACAGCTAAAAGCATTAATGGATAAAAACCGTGTTTACTTTCAACGTTGTTTGGCGCTCAATATCGATACAGCTTCGACTATGCCGGAGGCTGTCCGTTTTATGGAAAAACAGTATTCAGAACGCAGGGGCATGGCGCCTTTCTTGGTTAAATGTCTTGGGTACCCGCGGTATAATCAACTTATTTTTATTAAAAACAGTTTGATGTATAGGGGTTATGGGGAAAAGATCCTTGATCAAGAGTTGGCGTGGCGCAGGAAAAAGGGATGA
- a CDS encoding VanZ family protein — MEKRNDNAFALWLTITGLYMFVLLWGSLLPYVRQVEPPLWKVILHNSLHAPAYAGLTFLWAGTLRVMKFCRRVLGSALAIAVAYGALIEVLQGNVQGREPSVIDLAINLFGGLAAVYAIRRGWLRIGEKA, encoded by the coding sequence ATGGAGAAACGGAACGATAACGCTTTTGCTTTATGGCTGACCATAACTGGACTGTATATGTTCGTTCTGTTGTGGGGTTCCTTGCTGCCGTATGTGCGGCAGGTTGAGCCGCCGTTGTGGAAAGTGATCCTGCATAATTCTCTCCATGCGCCGGCTTATGCCGGATTAACGTTTTTGTGGGCCGGCACTTTAAGGGTCATGAAGTTTTGCCGCAGGGTTTTAGGGTCGGCGTTAGCCATAGCTGTCGCTTACGGGGCCCTGATAGAGGTCTTGCAAGGAAATGTACAGGGACGGGAGCCTTCGGTGATTGATCTTGCCATCAATCTATTCGGCGGCCTGGCAGCGGTGTATGCCATACGCCGCGGCTGGCTCAGAATAGGCGAGAAAGCATGA
- a CDS encoding glycosyltransferase, with translation MRLNIKPINILFRNDDPCALSDAAHERRFLDVFAKYGIPQVVSVIPFMSEDPHNYRGPRFHELSENSAMVDLLREFSAKGLIEIVQHGTTHQTNHLHPGRESALSDAVYQGLGYKWLPFAPIYPEKGYSEFNGLDRDFVRTEFKRGRDHLEAVLRTRIETFTFPWGTLDRNALEALRDERFKTALCGEKPYYSVKNLMALHNAREDVFEFAREFSNGDLRTPVLYHVVFHSWMFKGTDFEKLDSLLSSLAKDDRVRFLTAKELRQWPASFQSIRFVDHKARAWAEIASRHAAHPIKIFRRYNLDMKSYGKVLLKAALLITIFEKIGLKRFWILSAILLFVSFWLGRMVQEAFSIIFTALAVCSGALFIVMTLFLLKILLKRLSSGRSKRPIAENYKKLASEAFQNPADRARAQAYFQASSTIKEQSKDDVKKYLQLQGMHSREPWLALNKLTEIYINRNETFLALMCSLESLRLNCKQDKVYERAELLSKEFKYKFPERLLDDEITVSVIMPANRDSQEIKEAIQSVLNQTFKDFELIVINDGGPQEIQKIVESFHSNKIQYFCLDERSGPGAARNLGILKARGKYLAYLDDDDVYYPHHLEALVGLLRESQFKLGYTNMVFCIGSLDQGRFKSKRMGPVWDVPFDRGTMVSRPYMGTNTILHEKGILREVGLFNEKLRPGQDEDLWIRCAGRYDFKHISCCTSEYRIKDDNCVRQNWVDCIFNGDLYRKYYAFSRGQIAFIKYFLAKNDTEGASVLYEVIKRQYPGSFKTAFVLQEVMQIVKQFNDKDFLKQLVHDYRHLSAGHSKERVS, from the coding sequence ATGCGTTTGAATATCAAGCCCATTAACATCCTTTTTCGTAACGACGACCCGTGCGCGTTAAGCGACGCGGCCCATGAACGCCGTTTTCTGGATGTTTTTGCCAAATACGGTATCCCTCAGGTGGTCTCCGTGATCCCCTTTATGAGCGAGGATCCGCACAACTATCGCGGGCCGCGGTTTCATGAATTATCCGAGAACTCGGCCATGGTCGATTTGTTGCGGGAGTTTTCGGCTAAAGGCCTGATAGAAATTGTTCAGCACGGGACTACGCACCAAACAAACCATCTCCATCCCGGCAGAGAATCGGCTCTATCCGACGCCGTATATCAAGGGCTGGGATACAAATGGTTGCCTTTTGCCCCCATTTATCCGGAAAAAGGATATAGCGAGTTTAACGGGTTGGACAGGGATTTTGTGAGAACTGAATTTAAAAGAGGCAGGGACCATTTGGAGGCGGTGCTCCGGACAAGGATCGAGACGTTTACTTTCCCCTGGGGGACGTTAGATCGAAACGCTTTAGAGGCCCTGAGGGATGAAAGGTTCAAGACAGCGCTTTGCGGAGAAAAGCCTTATTATTCCGTTAAAAATTTGATGGCTCTTCACAATGCCAGGGAAGATGTTTTTGAGTTTGCCAGGGAGTTTAGCAATGGCGATCTGAGGACCCCGGTTCTTTATCATGTTGTTTTTCACTCCTGGATGTTTAAAGGGACGGATTTTGAGAAGTTAGACAGCCTTTTATCCAGTCTTGCGAAAGATGATCGTGTAAGATTCTTGACCGCCAAAGAATTGCGGCAATGGCCGGCTTCTTTTCAGTCGATACGCTTTGTGGATCACAAGGCGCGCGCGTGGGCGGAAATTGCCAGCCGTCATGCCGCCCATCCCATAAAGATATTTCGACGCTATAACCTTGACATGAAAAGTTATGGCAAAGTCCTGCTTAAGGCAGCGTTGCTCATCACCATTTTCGAAAAGATAGGCCTTAAGCGTTTCTGGATACTGTCGGCGATACTGCTTTTTGTCTCGTTTTGGTTAGGGCGTATGGTGCAGGAGGCCTTCAGTATAATTTTTACGGCACTCGCAGTGTGTTCCGGAGCGCTATTTATTGTAATGACATTGTTCCTGCTGAAAATCCTCTTGAAGCGTTTGTCCAGCGGCCGGTCAAAAAGACCAATTGCTGAAAATTATAAAAAGCTTGCTTCTGAAGCCTTCCAAAACCCGGCGGATCGCGCTAGAGCCCAGGCATACTTTCAAGCTTCCTCAACCATTAAAGAACAGAGCAAAGATGATGTGAAAAAGTATTTACAGCTGCAAGGCATGCATTCCCGTGAACCTTGGCTTGCTTTAAATAAATTAACCGAGATTTATATAAACCGTAATGAAACTTTTCTGGCGCTTATGTGTTCTCTGGAGTCGTTGCGCTTGAATTGCAAACAAGACAAGGTTTATGAGCGCGCCGAACTATTATCAAAAGAATTCAAATACAAGTTTCCCGAACGTTTGCTGGATGATGAGATAACAGTTTCCGTGATTATGCCTGCAAATCGCGATAGTCAGGAAATAAAGGAGGCCATTCAAAGCGTTTTAAACCAGACCTTCAAGGATTTTGAACTCATTGTCATCAATGACGGCGGCCCGCAGGAAATCCAAAAGATTGTCGAATCATTCCATTCAAATAAAATCCAATATTTTTGTTTAGATGAGCGTTCCGGCCCGGGAGCCGCCAGAAACCTGGGGATCCTAAAGGCCCGCGGGAAATATCTGGCCTATCTGGATGATGATGATGTCTATTATCCCCATCATCTGGAGGCGCTGGTTGGCCTTTTGAGAGAGAGCCAATTCAAGCTCGGTTATACGAATATGGTCTTTTGCATTGGCTCTCTTGACCAGGGACGATTTAAATCAAAGCGGATGGGCCCTGTATGGGATGTCCCCTTTGATAGAGGGACCATGGTTTCGAGGCCATACATGGGAACAAATACCATCCTGCACGAGAAAGGGATCCTCAGGGAAGTTGGGCTTTTTAATGAAAAGTTGCGCCCTGGGCAAGATGAGGACCTCTGGATCCGTTGCGCCGGCCGCTATGATTTTAAGCATATTAGCTGTTGCACAAGCGAATATCGAATTAAAGATGATAATTGCGTCAGGCAGAATTGGGTGGACTGTATTTTTAATGGCGATCTTTACCGTAAATATTACGCCTTTTCCCGTGGACAAATCGCTTTTATCAAATATTTTCTGGCTAAAAATGACACCGAGGGAGCTTCTGTGCTTTACGAGGTTATTAAAAGGCAATATCCCGGCAGTTTTAAGACAGCCTTTGTTCTTCAGGAGGTCATGCAAATCGTAAAACAATTTAACGATAAAGATTTCTTGAAACAGCTCGTACATGATTATCGCCATTTAAGCGCCGGACATTCCAAGGAAAGGGTTTCTTAA
- the rfbD gene encoding dTDP-4-dehydrorhamnose reductase produces the protein MPKNKKILITGAGGQLARAFVEKLEKEGVPCRAEQFRSLDITDPERLEEVLDEVRPGVVLNCAAYNRVDEAENSREQAFRVNSDAVRHMARLCNTRKIFLVHFSSDYVFDGTQGTVYKEEDRPNPVNVYGASKLAGEKSVPEEMKDYLVFRLSWVFGEGENNFLSKLEGWDQEKGMLKIASGETSSPSYTRDIAEMVMLALHKSLRGLYHLCNSGFCARYEWARYYFHLKNKDIKPVLSSPLILPARRPAFSAMSNEKLSAALNVRIPDWQDAVKRFVEGSMKTQIPSNPSMRSQKI, from the coding sequence ATGCCGAAAAATAAGAAAATTTTGATCACAGGTGCGGGCGGACAGTTGGCCCGGGCATTCGTTGAAAAATTAGAAAAAGAAGGTGTTCCCTGTCGGGCCGAACAGTTCCGGTCCCTGGATATCACGGATCCGGAACGGTTGGAAGAAGTGTTGGATGAGGTCAGGCCCGGGGTGGTCCTCAACTGCGCGGCGTATAACCGTGTCGACGAGGCGGAAAATAGCAGGGAGCAGGCCTTCCGGGTGAACAGCGATGCGGTCCGCCATATGGCCCGATTATGCAACACTCGCAAAATATTTCTTGTCCATTTCAGCTCGGATTATGTTTTTGATGGCACTCAAGGGACGGTTTACAAGGAGGAGGACCGGCCCAACCCTGTGAACGTGTACGGGGCCAGCAAGCTTGCCGGGGAGAAAAGCGTGCCCGAGGAAATGAAAGATTATCTGGTGTTCCGTTTAAGCTGGGTTTTCGGGGAGGGGGAGAACAATTTCCTTTCGAAGCTGGAGGGATGGGACCAGGAGAAGGGCATGTTAAAAATAGCCTCGGGCGAGACCTCATCTCCTTCCTACACCCGGGATATTGCGGAAATGGTCATGTTGGCTTTGCATAAATCTTTAAGAGGGCTGTACCATCTGTGCAACAGCGGGTTTTGCGCCCGCTATGAATGGGCGCGGTATTATTTCCATCTCAAGAACAAGGACATCAAGCCGGTTTTATCAAGTCCCTTGATCCTGCCGGCACGCAGGCCGGCGTTTTCGGCCATGTCGAATGAGAAGCTCAGCGCGGCGTTGAATGTCCGGATCCCGGACTGGCAGGACGCCGTCAAACGGTTTGTGGAAGGGTCCATGAAAACTCAAATTCCCAGTAATCCATCCATGCGGAGCCAAAAGATATGA